In Phycisphaeraceae bacterium, one DNA window encodes the following:
- a CDS encoding FHIPEP family type III secretion protein → MSAPAPGSGAADRLANGFAWLAARNDLLVPLAFLGLVVVLVVPMPTWAMDLLLCGNIALSSIVLLTVITMRRPLDFSVFPALLLGTTLLRLVLNVASTRLILGMETETPVDATAVAGHVIEAFADVVAGRNAVVGAVVFTILVIVQFVVITKGATRMSEVAARFVLDALPGKQMAIDAELSSGSIDDKEARKRRDEIMREADFYGAMDGASKFVRGDAIAGIVITVINVVGGLLIATLQKGWSPGEALRTFTLLAIGDGLVSQIPAFIVAIAAGLIVARAGGGRTIGGEIPAQIASQPVALWMICGFLFLMAATPLPTTPLLIGGSVVGAIAYFAGRSLARKRRAQEEASASPTPAEPAAGGEGAVDALEIEIGYGLVPLVDAAGGGDLLARIGGVRRQLAGELGLVIPPVRIRDNLRLPPNSYRIRLRGAAIGEGAIHPDRLMAMDSGVTGAPIDGIPGREPAFGLEAIWIEPDLRSRAESLHYTVVEPSGVVATHLVELVREHADELLMREEVASLLAALKARAPKLVEETIPAVVKPAELQKVLQGLLRERVPIRDLEAIIESTADWIPHTRDPDVLVEYARHALRRSICQQFADSDAEGRQRLHCVTLDPAAEAKIAGHIERSNAGTSATVPPALAAKLARAVAEVARPLAAAGRPVVVVTGPGVRATVRQILSPHIPGVAVLGYNELAKGVDIESVGLVQLDAHAAQAA, encoded by the coding sequence ATGAGCGCACCTGCACCTGGCTCCGGTGCGGCCGACCGTCTGGCGAATGGTTTCGCATGGCTCGCCGCGCGCAATGACCTGCTCGTTCCGCTGGCGTTCCTCGGTCTCGTCGTGGTGCTGGTCGTGCCCATGCCGACCTGGGCGATGGATCTTCTCCTGTGCGGGAACATCGCCCTCTCGTCGATCGTGCTTCTCACGGTCATCACCATGCGGCGCCCGCTCGACTTCAGTGTCTTCCCGGCGCTGCTGCTGGGCACGACGCTGCTTCGACTGGTGCTCAATGTCGCCAGTACGCGGCTGATTCTGGGCATGGAGACGGAGACCCCCGTCGACGCCACCGCCGTCGCGGGTCATGTGATCGAGGCCTTCGCCGATGTCGTCGCCGGACGCAACGCCGTGGTCGGCGCGGTGGTCTTCACCATCCTCGTGATCGTGCAGTTCGTCGTGATCACCAAGGGCGCCACACGCATGAGCGAAGTGGCCGCGAGATTCGTGCTCGACGCACTGCCCGGCAAGCAGATGGCGATCGATGCCGAGCTTTCCAGCGGATCGATCGACGACAAGGAGGCTCGCAAGCGCCGCGATGAGATCATGCGCGAGGCGGACTTCTACGGCGCCATGGATGGCGCGAGCAAGTTTGTGCGCGGCGACGCCATCGCGGGCATCGTCATCACGGTCATCAATGTCGTCGGTGGACTCCTGATCGCCACGCTTCAGAAGGGGTGGTCGCCCGGCGAAGCACTGCGGACCTTCACCCTGCTGGCGATCGGCGATGGACTGGTGAGCCAGATCCCGGCGTTCATCGTGGCGATCGCCGCGGGCCTGATCGTGGCGCGGGCCGGTGGCGGCCGAACGATCGGCGGCGAGATTCCCGCGCAGATCGCGAGCCAGCCCGTCGCGCTCTGGATGATCTGCGGCTTCCTCTTCCTGATGGCGGCCACGCCGCTGCCGACCACGCCGCTTCTGATCGGCGGCTCGGTGGTCGGCGCGATCGCCTACTTCGCGGGGCGCTCGCTCGCCCGCAAGCGCCGGGCGCAGGAGGAGGCGAGCGCCTCGCCGACACCAGCGGAGCCTGCGGCGGGCGGGGAAGGCGCGGTTGACGCCCTCGAGATCGAGATCGGCTACGGGCTTGTGCCCCTCGTCGATGCGGCGGGAGGAGGCGATCTTCTCGCCAGGATCGGCGGCGTGCGCCGCCAGCTTGCCGGGGAGCTGGGGCTTGTGATTCCGCCAGTCCGCATTCGCGACAATCTCAGGTTGCCGCCCAACTCCTATCGCATCCGCCTGCGAGGGGCCGCGATCGGCGAGGGTGCCATCCACCCCGATCGGCTCATGGCGATGGACTCAGGCGTCACCGGCGCTCCCATCGACGGCATTCCCGGTCGCGAGCCGGCCTTCGGTCTCGAGGCGATCTGGATCGAACCCGACCTGCGCAGTCGCGCGGAGAGCTTGCATTACACGGTGGTTGAGCCCTCGGGAGTGGTTGCGACCCATCTCGTCGAACTCGTGCGAGAGCACGCCGATGAACTCCTCATGCGCGAAGAGGTCGCCTCGCTCCTCGCCGCGCTCAAGGCGCGCGCGCCGAAGCTCGTCGAAGAGACCATTCCCGCAGTGGTCAAGCCCGCTGAACTCCAGAAGGTGCTCCAGGGGCTTCTGCGAGAGCGGGTCCCGATCCGCGATCTCGAGGCGATCATCGAATCGACGGCGGATTGGATTCCCCACACGAGGGACCCCGATGTGCTGGTCGAGTACGCCCGGCACGCCCTTCGACGCTCCATCTGCCAGCAGTTTGCCGACAGCGACGCCGAGGGTCGTCAACGCCTTCACTGCGTCACGCTCGACCCCGCCGCCGAGGCGAAGATCGCCGGGCATATCGAGCGAAGCAACGCCGGGACGAGCGCCACCGTGCCGCCGGCGCTGGCGGCGAAACTCGCCCGCGCCGTCGCTGAAGTGGCTCGACCGCTGGCCGCCGCTGGCCGACCGGTGGTGGTGGTCACCGGACCCGGAGTCCGCGCGACGGTAAGGCAGATCCTCTCGCCTCACATTCCCGGAGTCGCGGTGCTTGGGTACAACGAACTGGCCAAGGGGGTCGACATCGAGTCCGTCGGCTTGGTACAACTCGATGCTCACGCGGCGCAGGCGGCATGA
- a CDS encoding EscU/YscU/HrcU family type III secretion system export apparatus switch protein has translation MREDLGERTIEPTAKRLQDARERGDVARSAEATGAVVLVAVVAASMVLVPFAWEGGLRMIRSLLDPASVVVASTEPGAALLGGARWLLMLGLPLALVPVVAAFLAGLAQVGFRATPSRVAPDPTRLDPIKGFKRIFGLDSVVKFVLDTAKVLLVLGAAGWAAWSAAEVIVTLPALESGAAFLRLARLALTVAAITAGVVALLALLDWWWQHHRWRGRLRMTREELKDELRQSEGDPEMRLRRRQMARQIAMHRMTDAVPRSDVIVTNPEHISVALAYRPGRDRAPIVTAMGSDELALRIRMLAQKHGVPIIERRSLARALWKDADIGREVPPTLWKAVAEVLAFVHRLKGQVAT, from the coding sequence ATGCGCGAGGATCTCGGCGAGCGCACGATCGAACCGACGGCGAAGCGCCTCCAGGATGCGCGGGAGCGCGGTGATGTTGCACGGAGCGCTGAGGCGACCGGCGCCGTGGTGCTGGTGGCCGTGGTCGCGGCGTCGATGGTGCTGGTGCCGTTCGCGTGGGAAGGGGGGCTTCGAATGATTCGATCGCTCCTTGACCCTGCGAGTGTCGTCGTGGCGTCAACGGAACCGGGAGCGGCGCTCCTCGGCGGCGCTCGCTGGCTGCTCATGCTCGGGCTGCCGCTCGCGCTCGTGCCGGTGGTCGCGGCGTTCCTCGCGGGCCTCGCCCAGGTCGGCTTTCGAGCGACGCCGTCACGGGTCGCGCCCGATCCCACGCGCCTCGATCCGATCAAGGGATTCAAGCGCATCTTCGGCTTGGACAGCGTGGTCAAGTTCGTGCTCGACACGGCCAAGGTGCTGCTGGTGCTCGGCGCCGCCGGCTGGGCGGCGTGGTCGGCGGCGGAGGTGATCGTCACCCTGCCGGCGCTCGAATCGGGGGCGGCCTTTCTGCGCCTCGCCCGACTTGCGCTGACGGTTGCTGCGATTACCGCCGGTGTGGTCGCGCTCCTCGCCCTGCTCGACTGGTGGTGGCAGCACCATCGCTGGCGCGGCCGGCTCCGCATGACGCGCGAGGAACTCAAGGATGAACTGCGGCAATCCGAAGGTGACCCCGAAATGCGTCTTCGTCGGCGCCAGATGGCGCGGCAGATCGCCATGCATCGGATGACCGACGCGGTGCCTCGCTCCGATGTGATCGTGACGAATCCCGAACACATCTCGGTGGCGCTTGCCTACCGGCCTGGGCGCGATCGAGCGCCGATCGTGACGGCGATGGGCAGTGACGAACTCGCGCTGCGCATCCGGATGCTCGCGCAGAAGCACGGCGTGCCGATCATCGAGCGTCGCTCGCTCGCGCGGGCCCTCTGGAAGGACGCGGACATCGGGCGTGAGGTTCCGCCCACGCTCTGGAAGGCTGTCGCTGAAGTCCTCGCCTTCGTGCATCGCCTGAAGGGCCAGGTGGCGACATGA
- a CDS encoding flagellar biosynthetic protein FliR, with the protein MIQLFFETWVVPAILVLCRLGGVAIFGPILGSPSVPWKVRVFLVVTLAGATLPLTGLPGHAPEPGLGILAGEIAIGAVIGLIASLPMVAAQLGGLLGSQQLGLGFGRFYLPSMDDEGDALEQLFYLFALMLFIAVGGIEQMVLAVAGSFAWIEPGLLNTATVATAGGVVVGLLGAACELGLRVAAPILAVVALESIALGFVGRTMPAINVLSVGFALRVGVGLAILALGIGVIRMAMDGFIDETLALMRDWATGGAR; encoded by the coding sequence GTGATCCAGCTCTTCTTCGAGACCTGGGTCGTGCCGGCCATCCTGGTCCTCTGTCGACTTGGCGGCGTGGCGATCTTCGGGCCGATCCTCGGTTCTCCGTCGGTGCCATGGAAGGTGCGGGTCTTCCTCGTGGTGACGCTCGCCGGCGCGACGCTCCCGCTCACGGGGCTGCCGGGCCATGCGCCCGAGCCCGGGCTCGGCATCCTCGCCGGTGAGATCGCGATCGGTGCTGTCATCGGGTTGATCGCATCGCTTCCCATGGTGGCGGCGCAGTTGGGCGGCCTCCTCGGCAGTCAGCAACTCGGCCTCGGCTTCGGTCGCTTCTATCTGCCCTCCATGGATGACGAGGGCGATGCGCTCGAACAGCTCTTCTATCTCTTCGCCTTGATGCTCTTCATCGCGGTGGGCGGCATCGAGCAGATGGTTCTCGCCGTGGCGGGGAGTTTCGCGTGGATCGAACCCGGGCTCCTCAACACGGCGACCGTGGCCACGGCGGGGGGCGTGGTGGTCGGACTCCTCGGAGCAGCGTGCGAACTCGGACTTCGGGTAGCAGCCCCGATCCTTGCCGTGGTGGCGCTTGAGAGCATCGCGCTCGGCTTCGTGGGCCGGACCATGCCGGCCATCAATGTGTTGAGCGTCGGATTTGCACTGCGGGTCGGCGTGGGCCTCGCCATTCTGGCTCTCGGGATCGGCGTGATCCGCATGGCCATGGATGGCTTCATCGATGAGACCCTCGCGCTGATGCGCGACTGGGCGACGGGAGGCGCCCGCTAG
- the fliQ gene encoding flagellar type III secretion system protein FliQ, translating to MTSVTVDLLRDALLLALLIAAPLLAAALIVGLLTSLAQAVTQVQDQTLAFLPKIVAVVVTAVVLLGWLGSKLVDFAVRMFAGGV from the coding sequence GTGACCTCCGTCACCGTCGATCTTCTTCGCGACGCCCTGCTGCTCGCGCTCCTGATTGCAGCGCCGTTGCTCGCGGCGGCGCTGATCGTCGGGCTGCTGACCAGCCTCGCGCAGGCGGTCACGCAGGTGCAGGATCAGACGCTGGCCTTCCTGCCGAAGATCGTCGCTGTCGTTGTCACTGCGGTGGTGCTTCTCGGCTGGCTCGGATCGAAGCTCGTTGACTTCGCCGTGCGCATGTTCGCGGGGGGCGTGTGA
- the fliP gene encoding flagellar type III secretion system pore protein FliP (The bacterial flagellar biogenesis protein FliP forms a type III secretion system (T3SS)-type pore required for flagellar assembly.): MISGSLILAIDATPIALLEEASRMLPGSEGGPSGLSTSLNIVLLLTVLSLAPAILILCTCFTRMVVVLGLLRQALGLQSLPPSQTMVGLSLLLTFVVMAPTAARAWDEGLGPYMRGEITDQRDAWTRAAQPLRDFMFAQIDATGNWDSLVMMLRARGVDTSDLSKLTRADVDMLALVPAFVISELKTAFLIGFRIYLPFLVIDLVISGLLVSMGMMMLPPILVSLPIKLLLFVMADGWTLVVGSLLSGFASPLPESVVNLLTPASPDPSIWMPALEAVRFLA; this comes from the coding sequence ATGATCTCCGGATCGCTCATTCTTGCGATCGACGCGACGCCCATCGCGCTCCTCGAAGAGGCGTCGCGCATGCTGCCGGGCAGTGAAGGCGGCCCTTCAGGTCTGAGCACTTCGCTCAACATCGTGCTTCTCCTGACGGTGCTCAGCCTGGCGCCGGCCATTCTCATTCTGTGCACATGCTTCACGCGGATGGTCGTGGTGCTCGGACTGCTGCGACAGGCGCTTGGACTCCAGAGCCTGCCGCCCAGCCAGACGATGGTCGGTCTCAGCCTCCTCCTGACCTTCGTGGTGATGGCGCCCACCGCCGCGAGGGCGTGGGATGAAGGGCTCGGCCCCTACATGCGCGGTGAGATCACCGATCAGCGCGATGCGTGGACTCGGGCGGCGCAGCCCCTGCGGGACTTCATGTTCGCGCAGATCGACGCCACGGGGAACTGGGACTCGCTCGTCATGATGCTCCGCGCCCGAGGCGTGGATACGAGCGATCTTTCGAAGCTCACGCGTGCCGATGTCGACATGCTCGCGCTCGTGCCCGCCTTCGTCATCAGCGAACTCAAGACCGCGTTCCTGATTGGGTTCAGGATCTACCTGCCGTTCCTGGTGATCGATCTCGTTATCAGCGGACTGCTCGTTTCGATGGGCATGATGATGCTGCCGCCAATCCTGGTGAGCCTGCCCATCAAGCTTCTTCTCTTCGTGATGGCCGATGGGTGGACGCTCGTGGTGGGCAGCCTCCTCTCCGGATTCGCGTCGCCGCTGCCCGAATCGGTCGTCAACCTGCTCACTCCCGCGTCACCTGACCCGTCGATCTGGATGCCTGCGCTCGAGGCTGTTCGATTTCTCGCCTGA
- a CDS encoding flagellar biosynthetic protein FliO — MPRGSTALFVVAMLLVARAAAADDTAFRPPMLLPGDSLVANTPVAIERAAPHVPPPCEALPIVPQRHSGAPKASTAVQDGAGPDGTSAAAGEGGTSNAPGAEVSAVSATEGPFWWRLFESTPLLVLLGVLGALIMLLRVWTNSSRAGGPRPAGVVEVVARFPLSRGQQVILMRVGRRVIVAHQADRTLRTLSEVTDADEVAEILSRAREQGGDLFSRILDRKSRSLDPFADAEMVDLTRHEPIAARAGRSSSTPRARSASTSLGPVRGTPVR; from the coding sequence ATGCCGCGCGGCAGCACGGCGCTTTTCGTCGTCGCCATGCTGCTGGTGGCGCGCGCCGCAGCCGCCGACGACACCGCGTTCCGCCCGCCGATGCTGCTGCCCGGCGACTCGCTGGTTGCCAACACTCCGGTGGCGATCGAACGCGCGGCGCCCCATGTTCCGCCGCCGTGTGAGGCCCTGCCGATCGTGCCACAGCGCCACTCTGGTGCCCCAAAGGCCAGCACTGCGGTGCAGGATGGGGCCGGCCCCGACGGCACAAGCGCTGCGGCGGGTGAGGGCGGCACCTCCAATGCGCCGGGCGCTGAGGTGAGTGCGGTCAGCGCGACTGAAGGCCCGTTCTGGTGGCGTCTCTTCGAGTCGACGCCCCTGCTCGTGCTTCTCGGTGTGCTCGGTGCTCTCATCATGCTGCTCCGCGTCTGGACGAACTCGTCCCGCGCCGGTGGACCTCGTCCGGCCGGCGTCGTCGAGGTGGTGGCCCGCTTTCCACTCTCAAGGGGACAGCAGGTGATCCTGATGCGCGTCGGGCGTCGCGTGATCGTGGCCCACCAGGCCGACCGCACGCTCCGAACGCTGAGCGAAGTGACCGACGCCGACGAGGTCGCCGAGATTCTGTCGCGGGCGCGCGAGCAGGGGGGCGACCTCTTCTCGCGCATTCTCGATCGAAAGAGCCGGAGTCTCGATCCCTTCGCTGATGCGGAGATGGTGGATCTCACCCGCCATGAGCCCATTGCGGCGCGCGCTGGACGGAGTAGCTCAACACCGCGCGCTCGAAGCGCCTCGACTTCACTTGGACCTGTTCGGGGGACGCCTGTGCGATGA
- the fliN gene encoding flagellar motor switch protein FliN yields the protein MVSPLSAAEDALNRADRAFDGLTRLVERGAVSNHGDRTSLRLIDDVELDVRIELGRTRMLVEDVLRLGADSVVELDKAAGDPVDIFVNGRHIARGEVLVVNENFCVRVSEIMEPLDRSGGARAAS from the coding sequence GTGGTTTCACCGCTCTCAGCAGCCGAGGACGCGCTCAATCGCGCGGACCGCGCTTTCGATGGTCTCACGCGACTGGTGGAGCGAGGTGCCGTGTCGAACCACGGGGACCGAACTTCGCTTCGATTGATCGACGATGTGGAGCTCGATGTTCGCATCGAGCTCGGCCGGACGCGCATGCTGGTCGAAGATGTCCTTCGCCTCGGCGCCGACTCGGTCGTTGAACTCGACAAGGCCGCCGGGGATCCGGTGGACATCTTTGTGAATGGCCGGCACATCGCGCGCGGCGAAGTGCTGGTGGTGAACGAGAACTTCTGTGTCCGCGTGAGCGAGATCATGGAACCACTCGATCGAAGTGGTGGCGCCAGAGCGGCGTCGTGA
- the bamD gene encoding outer membrane protein assembly factor BamD yields the protein MRTLQMLLIGLALAIAFAPVATAQETRRLDDMDEWKGPETDPSPPAQQLTMAKQALARGEASRAQSLVDAWLERYPTHPLRPEALLVQGDALLAQGDEYKALFSYEDLIRRYPMSEFFVPALEREFQVAVAYANGLKRKFFGTFRIIDAGPEAQEILIRIQERLPGSALAERAGMELADYYFRIRDMALAVEAYDVFIQNYPRSRQINKARLRLIASHLAQFKGPPYDASGLVEATVKIKELQAIEPVVAQQVGAEALLVRIYESEAAKLAEQARWYRQTSDYIASERTIRRLLREYPSSIAAVAEARALPALMERLPQAYVRTMPNYRPIRRAILGEEGDVELPTGIPPVGTPAIPAVPQESAEPVRVESAGASSTGSGGNP from the coding sequence ATGCGGACTCTGCAAATGCTGCTGATCGGCCTCGCCCTCGCGATCGCCTTCGCCCCCGTGGCCACGGCCCAGGAGACGCGCCGCCTCGACGACATGGACGAGTGGAAGGGCCCGGAGACCGACCCTTCGCCGCCTGCGCAGCAGCTCACGATGGCCAAGCAGGCCCTGGCGCGCGGCGAAGCGTCACGAGCTCAGAGTCTCGTTGATGCGTGGCTCGAGCGCTATCCCACCCACCCGCTCCGACCGGAGGCCTTGCTTGTGCAGGGTGACGCCCTTCTCGCCCAAGGCGATGAGTACAAGGCGCTCTTCTCCTATGAAGACCTCATCCGGCGCTACCCGATGAGCGAGTTCTTCGTTCCCGCACTCGAGCGAGAGTTCCAAGTCGCGGTGGCCTACGCGAACGGGCTCAAGCGAAAGTTCTTCGGCACCTTCAGGATCATCGACGCAGGCCCCGAGGCGCAGGAGATCCTCATTCGCATTCAGGAGCGCCTGCCCGGAAGCGCGCTCGCCGAGCGCGCGGGCATGGAGTTGGCGGACTACTACTTCCGCATCCGAGACATGGCGCTGGCGGTCGAGGCCTACGATGTGTTCATTCAGAACTATCCCCGCTCGCGACAGATCAACAAGGCTCGACTGAGGCTCATCGCTTCGCACCTGGCGCAGTTCAAGGGTCCGCCCTATGACGCGAGCGGATTGGTGGAAGCCACGGTGAAGATCAAGGAGTTGCAGGCGATCGAGCCCGTCGTGGCCCAGCAGGTCGGCGCCGAGGCGCTGCTCGTGCGAATCTACGAAAGCGAGGCGGCGAAGCTCGCTGAACAGGCTCGCTGGTATCGCCAGACGAGCGACTACATCGCCAGTGAAAGGACGATTCGCCGGCTGCTGCGCGAATACCCGAGCTCGATCGCCGCCGTGGCCGAGGCCCGGGCGCTTCCGGCCCTGATGGAACGCCTGCCGCAGGCCTATGTTCGAACGATGCCCAACTACCGACCCATTCGACGCGCGATTCTCGGTGAGGAAGGTGATGTCGAACTTCCCACGGGCATTCCGCCAGTTGGCACGCCAGCGATCCCCGCAGTGCCGCAGGAATCCGCCGAGCCGGTCCGAGTCGAGTCGGCCGGGGCATCGTCGACAGGAAGCGGGGGCAACCCGTGA
- the ftsH gene encoding ATP-dependent zinc metalloprotease FtsH yields the protein MPPSRQEPPTPDQGPNQRPPGGPTPPGGPARPRRNATTWLIAIIMIVLLFMVVTQASVRGKTLPWPEFRTYLEQGLVVPDSVVLDETRLTAELKPKTPGMERPGDRSSVVVVEIGSDGAAFYRERLDALGVNWIERRSSSLVQNLIIAAVIIALMALLLTWFLRSIRAAGGGPGGMLGSFGKSRHRLTTKESVHVTFNDVAGIDEAKEEVTELVEFLKNPKRFQKIGGRIPRGVLLEGPPGCGKTLLAKAIAGEADAPFFSISGSDFVEMFVGVGASRVRDLFKQAKENSPCIIFLDEIDAVGRKRGGGYNTGGHDEREQTLNAILVEMDGFDANDQVIVIAATNRADVLDPALTRPGRFDRTVNVPLPDVAGRRQILGVHAKKVKLGPDVDLDKTARGTPMFSGADLAAIINEAAILATMANKDFIEQVDLEEGRDKIRFGRAKKSRKVEQIERVATAYHEAGHTVLQAMLNDADPLHKVTIIPRGQMGGATFSLPEKDRYGYSRKFLLATMRVLCGGRIAEAKKTGDVSSGAAMDIRMATQYARAMVLEWGMSQRLGFVSYTGADTRDMFVPDRDYSPETARIIDEEIRRLIDDAFTDAERLLEAHWDQVVAVAEALLKFETLQREEVDKLMRGEALDRPTVAEMISVQSKSAAPPRPTPPRESGPDEVGGMMPSPA from the coding sequence ATGCCCCCCTCACGCCAGGAGCCTCCGACTCCCGATCAGGGCCCGAATCAGCGGCCTCCGGGTGGCCCTACGCCTCCGGGGGGGCCTGCTCGTCCCCGTCGCAATGCCACCACATGGCTGATCGCCATCATCATGATCGTGCTGCTCTTCATGGTGGTGACGCAGGCGAGCGTGCGCGGCAAGACACTGCCATGGCCTGAGTTCAGGACCTATCTCGAGCAGGGTCTCGTGGTGCCCGACTCGGTCGTGCTCGATGAGACCCGTCTCACGGCGGAACTCAAGCCGAAGACCCCGGGCATGGAGCGACCTGGCGATCGCAGCTCCGTGGTCGTGGTCGAGATCGGAAGCGATGGCGCGGCCTTCTACCGCGAGCGCCTCGATGCCCTCGGCGTGAACTGGATCGAGCGGCGCAGCAGCTCCCTCGTGCAGAACCTGATCATCGCGGCGGTGATCATCGCGCTCATGGCGCTCCTGCTCACCTGGTTCCTGCGCTCGATCCGCGCGGCGGGTGGCGGCCCCGGCGGCATGCTCGGAAGTTTCGGCAAGAGCCGTCATCGCCTGACCACGAAGGAATCGGTTCATGTGACCTTCAACGATGTGGCCGGCATCGATGAGGCCAAGGAAGAGGTCACCGAGCTCGTTGAGTTCCTCAAGAACCCGAAGCGCTTCCAGAAGATCGGCGGTCGCATTCCACGCGGCGTGCTGCTTGAGGGCCCTCCTGGCTGCGGCAAGACGCTCCTCGCGAAGGCGATCGCGGGCGAAGCCGATGCGCCCTTCTTCTCGATCTCCGGCAGCGACTTCGTGGAGATGTTCGTCGGCGTCGGTGCGAGTCGAGTGCGAGATCTCTTCAAGCAGGCGAAGGAGAACTCCCCCTGCATCATCTTCCTCGACGAGATCGATGCCGTCGGGCGGAAGCGCGGCGGCGGCTACAACACGGGTGGCCACGATGAGCGTGAGCAGACGCTCAACGCGATCCTCGTCGAGATGGACGGCTTCGACGCCAACGATCAGGTCATCGTCATCGCGGCCACCAACCGCGCCGATGTCCTCGACCCTGCGCTGACGCGCCCCGGGCGCTTCGATCGAACGGTCAATGTCCCTCTGCCCGATGTTGCCGGACGCCGCCAGATCCTCGGTGTCCACGCGAAGAAGGTGAAGCTCGGACCCGATGTCGACCTCGACAAGACCGCGCGGGGCACGCCGATGTTCTCCGGCGCCGATCTCGCCGCGATCATCAATGAGGCGGCGATTCTCGCGACGATGGCGAACAAGGACTTCATCGAGCAGGTCGATCTCGAGGAGGGGCGCGACAAGATCCGCTTCGGCCGGGCGAAAAAGTCGCGCAAGGTGGAGCAGATCGAGCGCGTGGCGACCGCCTACCACGAGGCCGGGCACACGGTGCTTCAGGCGATGCTGAATGACGCCGACCCCCTTCACAAGGTGACCATCATTCCGCGCGGGCAGATGGGTGGCGCCACCTTCAGTCTTCCTGAGAAGGATCGCTACGGCTATTCGCGCAAGTTCCTGCTGGCCACCATGCGGGTGCTCTGCGGCGGACGCATCGCCGAAGCCAAGAAGACCGGTGATGTGAGTTCCGGCGCTGCGATGGACATTCGCATGGCCACGCAGTACGCCCGCGCGATGGTGCTCGAGTGGGGCATGAGCCAGCGGCTCGGCTTCGTAAGTTACACCGGTGCGGACACGCGGGACATGTTCGTCCCCGATCGCGACTACTCCCCCGAGACGGCCCGAATCATCGACGAGGAGATCCGACGGTTGATCGACGACGCCTTCACCGATGCCGAGCGCCTGCTTGAAGCGCATTGGGATCAGGTGGTCGCCGTGGCCGAGGCGCTCCTCAAGTTCGAGACGCTCCAGCGCGAGGAAGTCGACAAGCTCATGCGCGGCGAAGCGCTCGACAGGCCGACCGTCGCGGAGATGATCTCGGTGCAGTCGAAGTCCGCCGCCCCGCCGCGCCCCACCCCACCGCGCGAGTCCGGCCCCGACGAGGTCGGCGGCATGATGCCGAGCCCGGCGTAG
- a CDS encoding GNAT family N-acetyltransferase, with the protein MAPINLQPTLEGELLTLRPLRAEDFDALYAAASDPLIWAQHPRHDRWQREVFTEYFRGAIESRSAFIVIDRASGRVIGCTRYHGHDPVRREVEIGWTFLVRECWGGRFNGEMKRLMLTHAFGFVDRVNLLVGPNNVRSRKAVERIGGIYAGMRPDDEGIDHLVFQVEAPRGDSPAKPIRSPE; encoded by the coding sequence ATGGCCCCGATCAACCTTCAGCCCACCCTCGAAGGCGAACTCCTCACGCTCCGGCCGCTCCGCGCAGAGGACTTCGACGCGCTCTACGCCGCCGCGTCGGATCCTCTCATCTGGGCGCAGCATCCGCGCCATGACCGCTGGCAGCGTGAGGTGTTCACCGAGTACTTCCGCGGAGCCATCGAGTCGCGCAGCGCCTTCATCGTCATCGATCGCGCGAGCGGTCGAGTCATCGGCTGCACGCGCTATCACGGCCATGATCCTGTCCGGCGGGAGGTCGAGATCGGCTGGACATTCCTCGTGCGTGAGTGCTGGGGAGGACGCTTCAACGGCGAAATGAAGCGTCTCATGCTCACGCACGCCTTCGGGTTCGTCGATCGCGTCAACCTCCTGGTCGGGCCGAACAATGTCCGCTCGCGGAAGGCCGTGGAGCGCATCGGCGGGATCTACGCTGGCATGCGCCCCGATGACGAGGGGATCGATCACCTGGTCTTCCAAGTCGAGGCCCCAAGAGGTGATTCGCCGGCGAAACCGATCCGAAGCCCGGAGTGA
- a CDS encoding SRPBCC family protein — protein sequence MASRLEPFSGEEDLPHSPDRIFALLTDPSAFAKIIPGVVSSERVDEKTLKAVVRPGFSFLKTNLTITLVVAERTPPGDALLRVDTKGIGLTMQVESRIHVEPAPNGSGSRVRWQAEVVKMSGLVTAVGSTLIRASANKVIRDGWDGVRAHLAAAP from the coding sequence ATGGCATCACGGCTTGAACCCTTCAGCGGCGAGGAGGACCTCCCCCACTCCCCCGATCGCATCTTCGCACTGCTGACTGATCCGTCGGCGTTCGCCAAGATCATCCCCGGGGTCGTGTCGTCGGAGCGCGTCGATGAGAAGACCCTGAAGGCCGTGGTCCGACCGGGATTCTCCTTCCTGAAGACGAACCTCACGATCACGCTGGTTGTTGCCGAGCGCACACCTCCCGGCGATGCGCTCCTGCGGGTCGACACGAAGGGGATCGGACTGACCATGCAGGTCGAGTCCAGGATCCATGTTGAACCTGCTCCCAATGGCAGCGGATCACGCGTGCGCTGGCAGGCCGAGGTGGTGAAGATGTCCGGCCTCGTCACCGCCGTCGGGTCGACGCTCATCCGCGCGTCGGCGAACAAGGTCATCCGAGATGGCTGGGATGGCGTGCGGGCGCACCTCGCCGCCGCACCGTGA